One Luteibacter aegosomaticola genomic window carries:
- the dsbG gene encoding thiol:disulfide interchange protein DsbG: protein MTAPRYVARAAFAAITLIATACSQAESPATSQAQAPAKKQPAPSQDQPKVLEALRAQGLDHIKEFPAGNGLRAFAGAVGDQPMAIYVTPDGNAIIGTRVDVTGKRIDDSTITDLVMKPLGDSFMETLSKAKWIRDGKADAPRIVYAFSDPNCPYCHAFWKAARPWVDAGKVQVRYLLVGVIREDSPNKAAAIIGAADPDAALVKNETTYEKGGVTALKTIPEAIQSQLDDNQMLMLKMGFEGTPGILMKGDDGKLVKLSGLPRDGSLEKFFGPL from the coding sequence ATGACCGCACCACGCTACGTAGCTCGCGCAGCATTTGCTGCGATCACATTGATCGCGACCGCCTGCAGCCAGGCCGAGAGCCCGGCCACCTCCCAGGCGCAAGCGCCCGCCAAGAAGCAGCCGGCACCAAGCCAGGACCAGCCCAAGGTGCTCGAGGCGCTCCGCGCCCAGGGCCTGGACCACATCAAGGAATTCCCTGCCGGCAACGGCCTGCGGGCCTTCGCGGGCGCCGTCGGCGACCAGCCGATGGCGATCTACGTGACCCCGGATGGCAACGCCATCATCGGCACGCGCGTGGACGTGACCGGCAAGCGCATTGACGACAGCACGATCACCGACCTGGTCATGAAGCCGCTGGGCGACAGCTTCATGGAGACGCTGTCGAAGGCGAAGTGGATCCGCGATGGCAAGGCCGACGCACCGCGCATCGTCTACGCCTTCTCCGATCCCAACTGCCCTTATTGCCATGCGTTCTGGAAGGCGGCCCGGCCGTGGGTCGACGCCGGCAAGGTGCAGGTTCGCTACCTGCTCGTCGGCGTGATCCGCGAAGACAGTCCGAACAAGGCGGCCGCGATCATTGGCGCCGCCGATCCTGACGCGGCTCTGGTCAAGAACGAGACCACCTACGAGAAGGGCGGCGTAACCGCGCTGAAGACCATCCCTGAAGCTATCCAGAGCCAGCTCGACGACAACCAGATGCTGATGCTGAAGATGGGCTTCGAGGGTACGCCCGGCATCCTCATGAAGGGTGACGACGGCAAGCTGGTGAAGCTAAGCGGCCTGCCCCGCGACGGCAGCCTCGAGAAGTTCTTCGGCCCGCTCTAA
- a CDS encoding GTP-binding protein has translation MPTNERLREPLPVTVLSGFLGAGKTTLLNHVLHNREGRRVAVIVNDMSEVNIDAAIIRDGGAGLSRTEEKLVEFSNGCICCTLRDDLMHEVRRLADEGRFDYLLIESTGIGEPLPVAATFHVRDEDGFSLSDVARLDTMVTVVDGRSFLADFCSTDSLASRGESNGEDDGRALVNLLTEQVEFADVIVINKCDQLNDVEREQVHRVLRALNRDAQLVDAAFGEVPLGLVLNTGLFDYEKAQLAPGWVKELMGAHTPETEAYGITSFVYRAARPFHPARLHALFEAGVPGVLRAKGYFWLASRMDWVGNLAVAGGATDITAAGHWWASRERVRAGLKRPFAIEDLRVAPPGDHEIPDAEQRRALRDLWHPRYGDRRQELVMIGVDLPETTIRAALDTCLLTDDEMVRGPVAWQLLPDLFPAWSRPSLS, from the coding sequence ATGCCAACGAATGAAAGATTGCGGGAACCCCTGCCCGTTACGGTCCTCTCCGGGTTCCTCGGTGCCGGGAAGACGACCTTGCTCAACCACGTGCTGCACAACCGGGAAGGGCGCCGCGTGGCTGTCATCGTGAATGACATGAGCGAGGTGAACATCGATGCCGCGATCATTCGTGATGGCGGCGCCGGCCTCAGCCGTACTGAAGAAAAGCTGGTCGAGTTCTCAAACGGCTGTATCTGCTGCACCCTGCGTGACGATCTGATGCACGAAGTGCGGCGCCTGGCGGATGAAGGGCGCTTCGACTACCTCCTGATCGAATCCACCGGCATCGGCGAGCCGCTGCCGGTGGCCGCTACCTTTCACGTCCGTGATGAGGATGGTTTCTCGCTTTCCGATGTGGCGCGGCTCGACACCATGGTCACCGTGGTCGACGGGCGCAGCTTCCTCGCCGATTTCTGTTCGACGGATTCGTTGGCCAGCCGCGGGGAAAGCAACGGCGAGGACGATGGCCGCGCACTGGTGAACCTGCTGACCGAGCAGGTCGAATTCGCCGATGTCATCGTCATCAACAAGTGCGATCAGTTGAATGACGTCGAGCGCGAGCAGGTACACCGCGTTCTGCGTGCCTTGAATCGCGATGCCCAGCTGGTGGATGCCGCGTTCGGCGAGGTTCCCCTTGGCCTTGTCCTGAACACGGGCCTGTTCGATTACGAGAAGGCCCAGCTCGCACCTGGCTGGGTGAAAGAGTTGATGGGCGCGCATACGCCGGAGACCGAGGCGTACGGCATCACGAGTTTTGTTTACCGGGCCGCACGACCGTTCCACCCGGCGCGTCTGCATGCGCTGTTCGAGGCGGGGGTGCCGGGCGTCCTTCGTGCCAAGGGCTACTTCTGGCTCGCCAGTCGCATGGATTGGGTTGGCAACCTGGCCGTCGCGGGCGGTGCCACGGATATCACGGCGGCCGGCCATTGGTGGGCCAGCCGCGAACGCGTCCGTGCGGGCCTTAAGCGCCCGTTTGCCATCGAGGATTTGCGCGTTGCGCCGCCGGGCGACCATGAGATTCCCGATGCCGAGCAGCGTCGGGCGCTGCGCGACCTCTGGCATCCCCGCTATGGCGATCGCCGCCAGGAACTGGTGATGATCGGTGTCGACCTGCCCGAAACCACAATCCGCGCTGCCCTGGACACCTGCCTGCTGACGGATGACGAAATGGTCCGCGGTCCGGTAGCGTGGCAGCTGTTGCCCGATCTTTTCCCGGCGTGGTCACGCCCGTCACTGTCATGA
- a CDS encoding aldo/keto reductase has translation MRYKLLGRHTGLRVSEIAFGVALFGNQWGYGSEPADARRVLDRYLAAGGNFLDTADGYQFGQSESVLGDLIAPIRDEIVLASKYSGGAAKEASLAFTGNSRKNMVYSVEQSLRRLKTDRLDLYWVHHSDNVTPFEEILRGLDDLVRAGKVLYVGVSNFPAWRISRAALLADLRGWAPLAAVQFEYSLVERGGDRELMPMAEALGLAALLWSPLAGGLLTGKYRAGEQGRLQGLGRVIRTEKSQRDSAVVDAVIEAAGELGVTAAEVSLAWILARARRSTTSVLPIIGPRTVEQLENNLAALDVILPEELIARLDEVSQSEPGAPFDVNASTLPRMLGGRPELIDLPVTPAI, from the coding sequence ATGCGCTACAAGCTACTTGGACGCCACACCGGATTGCGCGTTTCAGAAATCGCGTTCGGAGTCGCGCTGTTCGGCAACCAATGGGGTTATGGATCGGAGCCGGCCGACGCACGGCGCGTCCTCGACCGATACCTGGCCGCGGGCGGCAACTTCCTGGATACCGCCGATGGCTATCAGTTCGGTCAGTCCGAATCCGTGCTCGGCGATCTCATCGCCCCGATTCGCGACGAGATTGTTCTTGCCTCCAAATACAGTGGAGGCGCGGCGAAGGAGGCGTCCCTGGCCTTCACCGGGAATAGCCGGAAGAACATGGTGTATTCGGTCGAGCAATCGCTACGCCGCCTGAAGACCGACCGCCTGGATCTGTACTGGGTACACCACAGCGATAACGTCACCCCATTCGAAGAGATTCTCCGCGGACTCGACGACCTTGTGCGAGCGGGCAAGGTGCTCTACGTCGGCGTCTCGAATTTCCCGGCGTGGCGCATATCGCGCGCGGCGTTGCTCGCTGACCTCCGCGGCTGGGCGCCACTGGCGGCGGTCCAGTTCGAATACAGCCTCGTGGAGCGCGGCGGTGACAGGGAACTGATGCCCATGGCAGAAGCCCTGGGGCTTGCAGCCTTGCTGTGGTCGCCGCTCGCGGGCGGCCTCCTCACGGGAAAATACCGGGCGGGCGAGCAGGGGCGCTTGCAGGGGTTGGGCCGCGTCATCCGCACGGAAAAATCCCAACGCGACAGCGCGGTGGTGGATGCCGTCATCGAAGCGGCGGGCGAATTGGGCGTCACCGCAGCCGAGGTGTCGCTTGCGTGGATCCTTGCGCGTGCGCGCAGGTCAACGACATCGGTGCTGCCCATCATCGGCCCGCGCACCGTGGAACAACTGGAGAACAACCTCGCGGCCCTCGATGTCATCCTGCCGGAAGAACTCATCGCGCGACTCGATGAAGTGAGCCAGTCCGAGCCGGGCGCACCGTTCGACGTCAACGCAAGCACGCTTCCACGCATGCTCGGCGGCCGGCCAGAACTTATCGACCTGCCGGTCACACCCGCCATCTAG
- a CDS encoding amidase, whose protein sequence is MTTELVHQDATKLAELIRTKEVSPVEVMQAHLDRIEATNPHINAIVAISDDALKAAKRAEAVVMAGHELGPLHGVPFTAKDSFDVAGVLTQLGSPIFKGRVPDTDATGIARMKKAGGILLAKTNLPEFSFWIESDNLLSGRTVNPWNRDRTPGGSSGGESAAVAAGMSPLGLATDIAISVRGPAALTGVVGLKATHGRIPMTGVWPRVPRRFWHAGPIARSVRDVALAYSLIAGPDGADGFSISPLSVDTGVGVTLGRPLRVGWLVEPGFGLVEDQVAATVQAAAEALKSTGVTVEPVRIPVLEQINALDVLWKIQAMETKPAFREVTAGHEDLIYKHVQAVFDTPDTSIEDFVIAEQQIEQMRDGFAQYFQRYDALLCPVLPVASHGHDASEFVINGQTVSSLHVMDATAQLNVTGLPGLSLRFGTSSDGMPIGVQLVAPWLAESTLLHLGALLESMSPVRNLHPTLANMGITQP, encoded by the coding sequence ATGACCACCGAACTTGTTCACCAGGACGCCACGAAGCTCGCCGAACTGATACGCACCAAAGAGGTATCGCCTGTCGAAGTCATGCAGGCACACCTGGATCGCATCGAGGCGACGAACCCCCACATCAACGCCATCGTCGCCATCTCGGACGACGCCCTCAAAGCCGCAAAGCGCGCCGAAGCGGTGGTGATGGCGGGCCACGAGCTGGGCCCACTGCACGGCGTCCCATTCACGGCCAAGGATTCCTTCGACGTGGCCGGCGTACTCACGCAACTCGGCTCGCCGATCTTCAAGGGCCGCGTGCCCGATACGGACGCCACCGGCATCGCCCGGATGAAGAAGGCCGGCGGCATCCTTCTCGCCAAGACCAATCTTCCCGAGTTCTCTTTCTGGATCGAGAGCGACAACCTCCTCTCCGGCCGCACCGTGAATCCCTGGAACCGCGACCGCACCCCTGGAGGCTCCAGCGGTGGTGAATCTGCCGCCGTCGCCGCAGGCATGTCACCCCTTGGCCTGGCCACCGACATCGCCATCTCCGTGCGTGGGCCGGCCGCCCTCACTGGCGTCGTCGGCCTCAAGGCCACCCACGGGCGCATCCCCATGACGGGCGTCTGGCCGCGGGTACCCCGCCGTTTCTGGCATGCCGGTCCCATCGCCCGCAGCGTGCGCGATGTGGCACTGGCCTATTCGCTCATTGCCGGACCGGATGGTGCCGACGGCTTCTCGATCAGCCCACTCTCCGTGGATACCGGCGTAGGCGTGACGCTTGGCCGTCCACTACGCGTCGGCTGGCTGGTCGAACCGGGCTTTGGGCTGGTGGAAGATCAGGTCGCCGCAACGGTACAGGCCGCAGCCGAAGCGCTGAAGTCGACGGGCGTGACGGTGGAGCCAGTACGCATCCCCGTGCTTGAGCAGATCAACGCGCTGGACGTGCTCTGGAAGATCCAGGCCATGGAGACGAAGCCGGCATTCCGCGAGGTTACGGCAGGCCATGAAGACCTGATCTATAAGCACGTGCAGGCGGTCTTCGATACACCTGACACATCGATCGAAGACTTTGTCATCGCCGAACAGCAGATCGAACAGATGCGCGACGGCTTCGCCCAGTACTTCCAGCGTTACGACGCCCTGCTCTGCCCCGTGCTCCCGGTGGCCAGCCACGGCCATGACGCTTCGGAGTTCGTCATCAACGGCCAGACCGTGTCGTCGCTGCATGTCATGGATGCCACCGCGCAGCTGAACGTCACCGGCCTTCCGGGGTTGTCGCTGCGCTTTGGCACCAGCAGCGATGGCATGCCGATTGGCGTACAACTCGTTGCGCCGTGGCTGGCCGAATCGACGCTCCTGCATCTCGGCGCACTGCTCGAAAGCATGAGCCCCGTTCGCAACCTGCACCCGACCCTGGCCAACATGGGCATCACGCAGCCGTAA
- a CDS encoding TetR/AcrR family transcriptional regulator produces MEGPTGKNSKDTILEAATRMAQAHGYGGLNLRALADQVGIKAASLYHHFPSKADLATAVARRYWEDASAGLDAITAKTSDPAERLRKFPGTFRTALENDNRICLCSFMTAEFDDLPDIVKKEIESFNEVNIAWLGKTLVEAGVASARDAKKRAHAIFAAVAGAQLMARGRGDIKLYDTLIRAYQASGLIPA; encoded by the coding sequence GTGGAAGGCCCCACCGGAAAGAACTCGAAGGACACCATCCTTGAAGCCGCGACCCGCATGGCGCAGGCGCACGGTTACGGCGGCCTCAACCTCCGGGCGCTCGCCGATCAGGTGGGCATCAAGGCCGCGAGCCTCTACCACCATTTCCCCAGCAAGGCGGATCTGGCCACGGCCGTGGCGCGGCGTTACTGGGAGGATGCGTCTGCCGGTCTCGATGCCATCACGGCAAAGACCAGCGATCCCGCCGAGCGGCTACGGAAGTTCCCAGGCACATTCCGCACCGCCCTGGAAAACGACAACCGCATCTGCCTGTGCAGCTTCATGACAGCGGAATTCGACGATCTTCCCGACATCGTCAAAAAGGAGATCGAGAGCTTCAACGAGGTGAATATCGCCTGGTTGGGCAAGACCCTTGTCGAAGCGGGCGTCGCCAGTGCCAGGGATGCGAAGAAGCGCGCGCATGCCATCTTCGCCGCGGTCGCGGGCGCGCAGCTCATGGCGCGCGGGCGGGGCGATATCAAGCTCTACGACACACTGATCCGGGCCTACCAGGCCTCGGGCCTGATCCCGGCGTAA
- a CDS encoding MarR family winged helix-turn-helix transcriptional regulator, which produces MPASRQRDPSSCNCGALRKASRRVSRLYDEALAPTGLGSSQHTLLAEISRWGAEAPTLWELAESLVMDRTTIARNLRPLERDGYVAVRPSDIDRRSKLVALTPAGQAKLAETKVYWLQAQKTFERAFGASEAALLRSQLLSIANADA; this is translated from the coding sequence ATGCCAGCTAGCCGCCAGCGCGATCCTTCTTCCTGCAACTGCGGTGCACTGCGCAAGGCATCGCGGCGGGTCTCCCGGCTCTACGACGAGGCGCTCGCGCCCACCGGCCTTGGCTCGAGCCAGCACACCCTCCTTGCTGAAATCTCCCGTTGGGGTGCCGAGGCGCCTACCCTCTGGGAACTGGCCGAGTCGCTGGTGATGGATCGAACGACCATCGCGCGGAATCTGCGGCCCCTTGAGCGCGACGGTTACGTCGCCGTTCGCCCTTCCGATATCGACAGGCGTAGCAAGCTGGTGGCCCTGACCCCTGCGGGGCAGGCAAAGCTCGCGGAAACGAAGGTGTACTGGCTCCAGGCCCAAAAAACCTTCGAACGCGCATTCGGTGCGTCGGAAGCGGCCCTCTTGCGATCGCAACTCCTGTCGATCGCCAACGCGGATGCCTGA